One window of the Triticum dicoccoides isolate Atlit2015 ecotype Zavitan chromosome 3B, WEW_v2.0, whole genome shotgun sequence genome contains the following:
- the LOC119276126 gene encoding zinc finger CCCH domain-containing protein 7-like, with translation MEDSLVPPVPPAPTTLFLTRRRSHLDSASYRTLSRLFSHCLHHRPSQLAAPAPLEVEPAAANPICDESPQGCSVPPGRGKDLGEEETAVRTSVIENPSPAAVDAATGNPIADPAVAPQRYMENQVAGVQRVEGVTDMVVGGNVCRETVAFVEELGAEDVLRSMKDCLEGEVDELAEPDVVVVNDDEHLLLDTMMTNFSGLIADASGGTTSMLNYGVSGGEPHNDGNIAEGVKELGAGTEEDRPVGGLDQHSVDGGVVEEGEIEGDMQALDVDESDDSELEDADDEELEEDFTNRVLGENESSGQDIPCLNLLSTPKTKGTSDLVLNKEGYIKDDALKHVTRAQAVSYDEIVEWNETPLPDAEAPKLGKRKRHLTEERKAKKTKNKRVKRAQQRIADGVKRLKLAPVIKPKPVKLCHFYMHGKCQQGNACKFSHDTTPLTKSKPCTHFARGSCLKGDDCPYDHELSKYPCHNFVENGMCFRGDKCKFSHVVPTADGPSKPDAKKSDASLVSEKPGREQTSSQKASTVHDGERVTSAPTKHYSILKNLAGISVNALKASTSTPKGVQFRPSSKDRSNSSMLHQDALTIEKHMYTNGSKHQNFGGPQAEEGDKNVSPNKQRSAPLLDEKNSSKEASSHPSSDPKGTSLPTGSTTVLGSLSTQHEVSEASRILQEFLFGAGS, from the exons ATGGAGGATTCCCTTGTGCCGCCTGTGCCTCCTGCCCCAACCACCCTTTTCCTCACTCGCCGGCGATCACATCTCGACAGCGCCTCCTACCGCACGCTCTCCCGGCTCTTCtcccactgcctccaccaccgCCCCTCGCAGCTCGCTGCCCCGGCGCCCCTTGAAGTCGAGCCCGCCGCTGCGAACCCTATATGCGACGAGTCGCCACAGGGGTGCTCGGTACCGCCTGGACGGGGAAAGGACTTAGGAGAAGAGGAGACTGCGGTAAGGACTTCTGTCATCGAGAACCCCTCACCCGCGGCAGTCGATGCAGCCACCGGTAACCCTATTGCAGACCCGGCTGTGGCACCACAGAGATACATGGAGAATCAAGTGGCCGGGGTTCAGCGGGTGGAGGGCGTAACAGATATGGTTGTTGGGGGAAACGTCTGCCGTGAGACTGTTGCGTTCGTGGAGGAGTTGGGGGCAGAGGATGTTTTGAGGTCGATGAAGGATTGTTTGGAGGGGGAGGTTGACGAATTGGCAGAGCCAGATGTAGTGGTGGTCAATGATGATGAACATCTGCTGCTTGATACGATGATGACCAACTTCTCAGGGTTGATTGCTGATGCCAGTGGCGGTACAACGTCAATGCTGAACTATGGGGTTTCTGGAGGTGAACCACACAATGATGGCAACATAGCTGAGGGGGTGAAAGAATTGGGAGCTGGAACTGAAGAAGACAGACCTGTGGGTGGTTTAGATCAGCACTCAGTTGATGGTGGCGTGGTTGAGGAAGGAGAGATTGAGGGTGACATGCAGGCTCTGGATGTAGATGAATCTGATGATTCGGAGCTCGAAGATGCAGATGATGAGGAATTGGAAGAGGATTTTACTAACAGAGTGTTGGGGGAGAATGAATCATCTGGCCAGGACATACCGTGTCTGAATTTGCTTTCAACGCCTAAAACTAAAGGAACCAGTGATCTTGTACTGAACAAGGAAGGTTATATCAAGGATGATGCACTAAAGCATGTCACCAGGGCGCAGGCAGTCAGTTATGATGAAATTGTGGAATGGAATGAGACACCGCTGCCTGATGCTGAG GCTCCCAAACTAGGGAAGAGAAAACGGCATTTGACAGAGGAAAGAAAGGCTAAGAAGACG AAAAACAAACGGGTTAAGAGAGCACAGCAGCGGATAGCGGATGGTGTGAAAAGACTGAAACTTGCACCAGTTATAAAGCCGAAACCAGTGAAGCTATGCCACTTCTACATGCATGGGAAGTGCCAGCAG GGCAATGCTTGCAAGTTCTCACATGATACTACACCTTTGACAAAATCTAAG CCCTGCACACATTTTGCGCGCGGTTCTTGTTTGAAAGGAGATGATTGTCCCTATGATCATGAGTTGTCAAAGTACCCTTGCCACAACTTTGTGGAAAATGGAATGTGTTTCAGAGGTGATAAATGCAAATTTTCTCATGTG GTGCCAACTGCAGATGgtccttccaaaccagatgcaaagAAATCTGATGCGTCATTGGTGTCTGAAAAACCTGGCAGAGAGCAAACAAGTAGTCAGAAAGCATCAACGGTCCATGATGGCGAACGTGTAACTTCTGCTCCTACCAAACATTACTCCATCCTTAAAAACCTTGCCGGCATCTCAGTAAATGCTCTAAAAGCATCAACCAGTACACCAAAGGGTGTACAGTTTCGTCCTTCCAGTAAAGACAGATCAAATTCTAGCATGTTGCATCAGGATGCTCTAACCATCGAGAAGCATATGTATACAAATGGCAGTAAACATCAGAATTTTGGTGGACCGCAGGCTGAAGAAGGGGATAAAAATGTCAGTCCAAATAAACAGAGATCAGCTCCACTGCTCGATGAGAAGAACTCATCAAAAGAAGCTAGTTCACATCCAAGTTCAGACCCAAAGGGAACTAGTTTGCCTACTGGCTCTACTACAGTGCTTGGATCACTCAGCACTCAGCACGAAGTTTCAGAGGCTTCAAGAATTTTGCAAGAATTCTTATTTGGTGCTGGCAGTTAG